A genomic stretch from Setaria viridis chromosome 1, Setaria_viridis_v4.0, whole genome shotgun sequence includes:
- the LOC117838552 gene encoding uncharacterized protein produces the protein MAAPLLLGPPVIRGARPSPAAATAEAPASHPFLDLLDTGFNAPPPDAAADAKPRMARTENNSATYACSGNPCLDFFFQVVPDTTAQRVQELLAAAWARDPLTALKLVCNLRGVRGTGKSDREGFYAAALWVHAHHPRTLACNVPALAEFGYLKDFPELLYRLVHGADARKHAKAKADTEKMRRRVKSIRLQALAGRKRARAGATELDQSSGKSMEKKKKGVPSSKKVRKVAKLAVQSLETYYGDRAYRFLFDCVANFFADLLASDVEQLAPGGKRRKIGLAAKWCPTPGSSFDRTTLLCEAVARQLFPRDSNPDYADLSEEHYAYRVLHRLRREVLVPLRKVLELPEVYMSAQRWSELPYTRVASVAMRRYKALFKKHDEARFGKYLEDVEAGKAKIAAGALLPHEIAAAAYRGEDDNVSELQWSRMVEDLRKKGSLSNCIAVCDVSGSMGGLPMEVCIALGLLISELSEQPWAGRAITFSSRPQIHTIVGKTLQQKLSFVRYMDWGGNTNFQAVFDRILQTAVDARLAPEKMIRTLFVFSDMEFDMASANPWETDYRAICRKFRNAGYGDVVPQIVFWNLRDSRSTPVTSTQPGVAMVSGFSKNLVKLFLENDGVVSPEAVMAAAIAGEEYQKLSVFD, from the exons ATGGCCGCGCCCCTCCTCCTTGGCCCTCCCGTCATCCGCGGCGCGCGTccatcgcccgccgccgctaccgccgAGGCGCCCGCCTCCCATCCCTTCCTCGACCTCCTCGACACCGGCTTCAACGCTCCTcctcccgacgccgccgccgatgccaagCCGCGGATGGCGCGCACGGAGAACAACTCCGCCACCTACGCCTGCTCCGGCAACCCCTGCCtcgacttcttcttccaggtGGTGCCCGACACGACGGCGCAGCGCGTGCaggagctcctcgccgccgcctgggccaGAGACCCGCTCACCGCACTCAAGCTCGTCTGCAACCTCCGCGGCGTGCGCGGCACGGGCAAGTCCGACCGGGAGGGCTTctacgccgccgcgctctgGGTGCACGCCCACCACCCCAGGACGCTCGCCTGCAACGTCCCGGCCCTCGCCGAGTTCGGCTACCTCAAGGACTTCCCCGAGCTCCTCTACCGCCTCGTCCACGGCGCCGACGCCCGCAAGCACGCCAAGGCCAAGGCGGACACCGAGAAGATGAGGCGCAGGGTCAAGTCGATCCGCCTGCAGGCTCTGGCCGGCCGCaagcgcgcccgcgccggc GCTACGGAGCTGGATCAGAGTTCGGGGAAGTctatggagaagaagaagaagggcgtcCCCAGCAGCAAGAAGGTTCGGAAGGTGGCCAAGCTCGCCGTGCAATCGCTGGAGACTTACTACGGCGATCGCGCCTACCGCTTCCTCTTCGACTGCGTCGCCAACTTCTTCGCCGACCTCCTCGCCtccgacgtcgagcagctcgccCCCGGCGGCAAGCGCAGGAAGATCGGGCTCGCCGCCAAGTGGTGCCCCACGCCCGGCTCGTCGTTCGACCGGACGACGCTGCTCTGCGAGGCCGTCGCCCGCCAGCTCTTCCCGCGCGACTCCAACCCCGACTACGCCGACCTGTCGGAGGAGCACTACGCCTACCGCGTCCTCCACCGTCTCCGTCGCGAGGTTCTCGTGCCGCTCCGTAAGGTTCTAGAGCTCCCCGAGGTTTACATGAGCGCCCAGCGATGGTCCGAGCTGCCCTACACCCGCGTGGCGTCGGTGGCCATGAGGCGCTACAAGGCCCTGTTCAAAAAGCACGACGAGGCGCGCTTCGGCAAGTACCTCGAAGACGTGGAGGCGGGCAAGGCCAAAATCGCGGCCGGCGCGCTCCTGCCGCACGAGATCGCCGCCGCAGCCTACCGCGGCGAGGACGACAACGTGTCTGAGCTGCAGTGGAGCCGCATGGTGGAGGACCTCCGCAAGAAGGGCTCGCTGAGCAACTGCATCGCCGTCTGCGACGTGTCCGGGAGCATGGGCGGCCTGCCGATGGAGGTGTGCATTGCACTCGGCCTGCTCATCTCGGAGCTCAGCGAGCAGCCGTGGGCGGGCAGGGCGATCACGTTCAGCTCACGGCCCCAAATTCACACGATCGTAGGCAAAACCCTCCAACAGAAGCTGAGCTTCGTTCGGTACATGGATTGGGGTGGGAACACCAACTTCCAGGCGGTGTTCGACCGCATACTGCAAACGGCGGTGGACGCTCGCCTGGCGCCGGAGAAGATGATCAGGACCCTCTTCGTGTTCAGCGACATGGAGTTCGACATGGCCTCGGCCAACCCCTGGGAGACAGACTACCGGGCCATCTGCCGCAAGTTCAGGAATGCCGGGTACGGGGACGTGGTGCCGCAGATCGTGTTCTGGAACCTGAGGGACTCGCGCTCCACGCCAGTGACGTCGACACAGCCAGGGGTCGCTATGGTCAGCGGCTTCTCCAAGAACCTGGTAAAGCTGTTCCTGGAGAACGACGGCGTGGTGAGCCCGGAGGCTGTCATGGCGGCAGCGATCGCTGGCGAGGAGTATCAAAAGCTTTCCGTGTTTGATTGA